A part of Gossypium hirsutum isolate 1008001.06 chromosome A07, Gossypium_hirsutum_v2.1, whole genome shotgun sequence genomic DNA contains:
- the LOC107952816 gene encoding HMG-Y-related protein A produces the protein MATEEVNNPPSLPSYPQLIINAIEALNDKNGSNKTSISKYIESKYGDLPAGHSTLLSHHLNIMKESGELVFWKNNYMKADPNAPPRRGRGRPPKPKVPLPPGMVLSSARPRGRPPKDPNAPLRSPKPSGSGKPRGRPRKMARPEGGIAASSTTMMSASVRPRGRPPKVKTSAFTEVSVGH, from the exons ATGGCTACTGAAGAGGTCAATAATCCGCCTTCACTTCCTTCTTACCCACAG CTAATTATTAATGCCATAGAAGCGTTAAACGACAAGAATGGTTCAAACAAGACCTCAATATCCAAATACATAGAGTCCAAGTATGGAGATTTGCCTGCTGGCCATTCCACTCTCCTTTCTCACCACCTTAATATAATGAAAGAAAGTGGGGAGCTTGTGTTTTGGAAAAACAATTACATGAAAGCTGATCCGAACGCTCCACCAAGGCGTGGGCGTGGTAGGCCTCCAAAACCCAAGGTCCCATTGCCACCTGGTATGGTTTTAAGCTCTGCAAGGCCGAGGGGCCGCCCTCCTAAGGACCCCAATGCTCCCCTTAGGTCCCCCAAGCCTTCTGGGAGTGGGAAACCACGTGGAAGGCCAAGGAAGATGGCTCGACCCGAAGGGGGAATAGCTGCCAGCTCCACAACTATGATGTCGGCCTCCGTTAGGCCTAGGGGACGTCCGCCTAAGGTGAAGACTTCCGCATTCACTGAAGTTAGTGTTGGACATTAA